Proteins from one Marinitoga sp. 38H-ov genomic window:
- a CDS encoding ATP-dependent Clp protease proteolytic subunit, whose product MTTGFLGTLLWLIFIFYVLMGPQMKFAQLIAGRKSILSALSKKRNSTVITLIHRQESMGFLGFPFYKYINVEDSEEILRAIRKAPKDKPIDLIIHTPGGLVLAATQIAKALHDHPSETRVIVPHYAMSGGTLISLAADQIIMDEHAVLGPVDPQLGQNPAPSIVKAVEQKGVDKVDDQTLILADVAKKSISQVQKFIFNILKNKMDENQAKQLSQTLTEGRWTHDYPITVEEAKELGLNVSTDMPEEVYALMDLYSQPIRQRGTVEFVSYNNNK is encoded by the coding sequence ATGACAACAGGATTTTTAGGAACATTATTATGGCTAATCTTTATTTTTTATGTTTTAATGGGACCACAAATGAAGTTTGCTCAATTAATTGCAGGTAGAAAAAGTATATTATCGGCTCTTTCAAAAAAGAGAAATTCTACCGTTATAACTTTAATTCACAGACAAGAAAGTATGGGTTTTTTAGGTTTTCCTTTTTACAAGTATATAAATGTAGAAGATAGCGAAGAAATACTAAGAGCTATTAGAAAAGCGCCAAAAGATAAACCTATTGATTTAATCATACATACACCAGGTGGACTTGTTTTAGCTGCAACACAAATAGCTAAAGCTTTGCACGATCATCCATCTGAAACGCGAGTTATAGTTCCACATTATGCAATGAGTGGTGGAACTTTGATTTCATTAGCAGCTGATCAAATAATAATGGATGAACATGCTGTTTTAGGGCCAGTTGACCCACAATTAGGACAAAATCCCGCTCCAAGTATCGTAAAAGCTGTTGAACAAAAAGGTGTAGATAAAGTTGACGATCAAACATTAATTTTAGCTGATGTTGCAAAAAAATCTATATCTCAAGTTCAAAAATTCATATTTAATATATTAAAAAATAAAATGGATGAAAACCAAGCTAAACAATTATCTCAAACATTAACTGAAGGTAGATGGACACATGATTATCCTATTACTGTCGAAGAAGCTAAAGAACTTGGATTAAATGTTTCTACTGATATGCCAGAAGAAGTATATGCTCTTATGGATTTATATTCTCAACCAATTAGACAAAGAGGAACTGTTGAATTTGTATCTTACAATAATAACAAATAA